One stretch of Burkholderia oklahomensis C6786 DNA includes these proteins:
- a CDS encoding MurR/RpiR family transcriptional regulator: MPSSSSTATPLDAEPSISARLAAALPSLTPIHRRMGEYVLANPFRAATMRIDELANAVDASIATANRFARALGFDGYPALRAALVRGFEATLAPVERLRSAQEREAGARGGELIDASFEQAVANLERTRARLDRANVEAAVDSLLAARRIFIVGMGASAFLAGLMEHGLSVYRDNVQSLALLGGPTDAARRLFSARGDDLVVAIAFPRYVYDTIELARRAAERGAPVLAITDGPESPVASFATRALYVNAERRLAATSEAAVLALVEALIDAVAHRSQRSARAAAEVTEFMLPWLEARGATAAPLRPPRRSRKTD, from the coding sequence ATGCCCAGCTCCAGTTCGACCGCCACGCCGCTCGACGCCGAACCGTCGATCTCCGCTCGCCTCGCCGCCGCGCTGCCGTCGCTCACGCCGATTCATCGGCGGATGGGCGAGTACGTGCTGGCGAATCCGTTTCGTGCGGCGACGATGCGGATCGACGAGCTCGCGAACGCGGTCGATGCGTCGATCGCGACCGCGAACCGCTTCGCGCGCGCACTCGGCTTCGACGGCTATCCGGCGCTGCGCGCGGCGCTCGTGCGCGGCTTCGAGGCGACACTCGCGCCCGTCGAGCGGTTGCGGTCCGCGCAGGAGCGCGAAGCGGGCGCGCGCGGCGGAGAACTGATCGACGCGAGCTTCGAGCAGGCGGTCGCGAACCTCGAGCGCACGCGAGCGCGGCTCGACCGCGCGAACGTCGAGGCGGCCGTCGACTCGCTGCTCGCCGCGCGCCGGATCTTCATCGTCGGGATGGGCGCAAGCGCGTTTCTCGCCGGATTGATGGAGCACGGGCTGTCCGTGTATCGCGACAACGTGCAGTCGCTCGCGCTGCTCGGCGGCCCGACCGACGCCGCGCGGCGCCTGTTCAGCGCGCGCGGCGACGATCTCGTCGTCGCGATCGCATTTCCGCGCTACGTGTACGACACGATCGAGCTTGCGCGCCGCGCGGCCGAGCGGGGCGCGCCGGTGCTCGCGATCACCGACGGGCCGGAGTCGCCGGTCGCGTCGTTCGCGACGCGCGCGCTCTACGTGAATGCCGAGCGGCGGCTCGCGGCGACATCCGAGGCCGCGGTGCTCGCGCTCGTCGAAGCGCTGATCGACGCGGTCGCGCATCGTTCGCAGCGCTCGGCGCGCGCCGCCGCCGAAGTGACCGAATTCATGCTGCCGTGGCTCGAGGCGCGGGGCGCGACTGCCGCGCCGCTTCGCCCGCCGCGCCGTTCCAGGAAAACCGACTGA
- a CDS encoding isoaspartyl peptidase/L-asparaginase family protein — protein sequence MTSPAIVAIHGGAGTILRNAMTADAEARYRAELNAILSAAQAVLADGGSALDAVSVAVRMLEDCPLFNAGRGAVYTADGTHELDAAIMDGATLKAGAICCATRVRNPVLAARRVLEASEHVMFAGAGADAFAAAQGLELAEPGYFDTEFRRAQWLKARQSSGVLLDHDAATLAFGNGNGGGSGNGAAFAPEPLDPDRKHGTVGAVARDLHGHLAAATSTGGITNKQPGRVGDTPIIGAGCYANDATCAVSSTGTGEMFIRLATAYDVSAQIEYRGATLASAAYDVVMNKLPRIAGRGGIIAIDARGNLAMPFNTEGMYRGYARVGETPVTAIYREEAA from the coding sequence ATGACTTCACCCGCAATCGTTGCAATTCACGGCGGCGCAGGCACGATCCTGCGCAACGCGATGACGGCCGACGCCGAAGCGCGGTACCGCGCCGAGCTGAACGCGATCCTCTCCGCCGCGCAGGCCGTGCTCGCCGACGGCGGCAGCGCGCTCGACGCGGTCAGCGTCGCGGTGCGGATGCTCGAGGACTGCCCGCTCTTCAACGCGGGGCGCGGCGCCGTCTACACGGCCGACGGCACGCACGAGCTCGACGCCGCGATCATGGACGGCGCGACGCTGAAGGCGGGCGCGATCTGCTGCGCGACGCGCGTGCGCAACCCGGTGCTCGCCGCGCGGCGCGTGCTCGAAGCGAGCGAGCACGTGATGTTCGCGGGCGCGGGCGCCGATGCGTTCGCGGCCGCGCAGGGGCTCGAACTCGCCGAGCCGGGCTACTTCGACACCGAGTTCCGCCGCGCGCAGTGGCTGAAGGCGCGACAGTCGTCGGGCGTGCTGCTCGATCACGACGCGGCGACGCTCGCGTTCGGCAACGGCAACGGCGGCGGCAGCGGCAATGGCGCTGCGTTCGCGCCGGAGCCGCTCGATCCGGACCGCAAGCACGGCACGGTCGGCGCGGTCGCGCGCGATCTGCACGGCCATCTCGCCGCGGCGACGTCGACGGGCGGAATCACGAACAAGCAGCCGGGGCGCGTCGGCGACACGCCGATCATCGGCGCGGGCTGCTATGCGAACGACGCGACGTGCGCGGTGTCGTCGACGGGCACGGGCGAGATGTTCATCCGGCTCGCGACCGCGTACGACGTGTCCGCGCAGATCGAATACCGCGGCGCGACGCTCGCGTCGGCCGCGTACGACGTCGTGATGAACAAGCTGCCGCGGATCGCCGGCCGCGGCGGGATCATCGCGATCGATGCGCGCGGCAATCTCGCGATGCCGTTCAACACCGAAGGGATGTATCGCGGCTACGCGCGCGTCGGCGAGACGCCCGTGACCGCGATCTACCGCGAAGAGGCGGCGTGA